The following proteins are encoded in a genomic region of Fibrobacter succinogenes:
- the pilQ gene encoding type IV pilus secretin PilQ codes for MKKLTKILTILIMVASFATAWAAPAEGSVAPNKKLYDFNFVNMDYEAIFRSVSVIAGVDILIAPDVKGKISLRVTKKTWQETLDIICNMNDLTWVIQDKYISIQRQSTYQAKQKKLADEENQAEMTAPLVRKNFQVHHAKADELVKVLENMKSNRGKISVVERTNSIIVYDTESKIEQMGNALTELDVETLQIMITAKLVVVNSELARELGVDWTATMGSAALTPGTAVASGGATAGSSRISGAIQSFPNGKGTSPAVGNASTAITASLLDNNLQIAISNLMGDASTEVLASPQVSTLDNTEAQVFMGDKVSIRVIDDNGESSTKMVETGIKLTVTPHVSGDNRILLDLHPENNSYGYDEKGEVVISTQEAKTKVVVADGETVVIGGLTRNENTESESGIPFLKDIPLLGNLFKYSRKAITKKDLVIFVTPRIIRNYIGNVEISEKSETTSSVAAPELKPVEQAEEAPVATGETPEAPLPEESHDDSWNQ; via the coding sequence GTGAAAAAGCTGACTAAAATTCTGACGATTCTTATCATGGTGGCAAGTTTTGCTACCGCTTGGGCGGCTCCCGCTGAGGGCTCGGTTGCTCCGAATAAGAAATTATATGACTTCAACTTCGTCAACATGGACTACGAAGCTATTTTCCGCTCTGTGTCGGTGATTGCTGGCGTGGACATTTTGATAGCCCCCGATGTCAAAGGTAAAATCAGCTTGCGCGTGACCAAGAAAACATGGCAAGAAACCTTGGACATTATTTGTAACATGAATGACCTCACGTGGGTTATTCAGGACAAGTACATTTCAATCCAGCGCCAGAGTACCTACCAGGCTAAGCAGAAAAAGCTTGCTGACGAAGAAAATCAGGCCGAAATGACTGCTCCGCTCGTTCGTAAGAACTTCCAGGTGCATCACGCCAAGGCTGATGAACTTGTCAAGGTGCTTGAAAACATGAAGTCCAACCGCGGCAAGATTTCTGTCGTGGAACGCACGAACTCCATCATCGTTTACGATACGGAAAGCAAAATCGAGCAGATGGGCAACGCTTTGACCGAACTTGACGTCGAAACGCTCCAGATCATGATTACCGCAAAGCTCGTGGTCGTGAACAGCGAACTTGCTCGCGAACTCGGTGTGGACTGGACTGCTACGATGGGTTCTGCTGCACTTACGCCGGGTACGGCAGTGGCTTCTGGTGGCGCAACGGCTGGATCTAGCCGAATCAGCGGTGCCATTCAGTCTTTCCCGAACGGAAAGGGAACTTCTCCGGCTGTGGGTAACGCCAGTACCGCTATTACGGCAAGCCTCTTGGATAACAATCTCCAAATTGCAATTTCGAACTTGATGGGTGATGCTTCTACGGAAGTGCTCGCCAGCCCGCAGGTTTCTACGCTCGATAACACCGAAGCTCAGGTGTTCATGGGTGACAAGGTTTCTATCCGCGTGATTGACGATAACGGCGAATCTTCGACCAAGATGGTGGAAACGGGTATCAAGCTCACGGTGACGCCGCACGTTTCTGGCGACAACCGCATCTTGCTCGACCTCCATCCGGAAAACAACTCCTATGGCTATGACGAAAAGGGCGAAGTCGTGATTTCGACCCAGGAAGCAAAGACCAAGGTGGTTGTGGCTGATGGTGAAACGGTCGTAATCGGTGGCCTTACCCGTAACGAAAATACGGAAAGCGAAAGCGGCATCCCGTTCCTCAAGGACATTCCGCTTCTCGGAAACCTCTTCAAGTATAGCCGCAAGGCCATCACGAAGAAGGATCTCGTCATCTTTGTGACTCCGAGAATCATTCGCAATTACATTGGCAATGTTGAAATTTCTGAAAAGTCCGAAACGACTTCTAGCGTAGCTGCTCCGGAACTCAAGCCGGTCGAACAGGCTGAAGAAGCTCCGGTTGCAACAGGTGAAACTCCGGAAGCTCCGCTTCCTGAAGAATCTCACGACGATAGCTGGAATCAGTAA
- a CDS encoding type 4a pilus biogenesis protein PilO: protein MGNLNIDFKDKKNVYCIAMIVAILLMGYSVYAYVWDPFQIEYENLDGQLKSAKSELAKIESKKHRVAELEMQLAQAEKDFQKLKEMFPEEEKVPLRLQDLYSVLRSSGVQIQKFNPEGRSEREHYVENRYSIAVNSGYHMLGYLFAEIANFNYPTAISNLKLSRYSGIAAEVQKAESHGWTPITMSVNFNLTTYTSKKVGK, encoded by the coding sequence ATGGGCAACCTTAATATTGATTTTAAAGACAAAAAGAACGTATACTGCATTGCGATGATTGTTGCCATCCTGCTTATGGGATATTCAGTGTATGCGTATGTGTGGGATCCGTTCCAAATTGAATATGAAAATCTTGATGGCCAGTTGAAGTCCGCTAAGAGCGAACTTGCTAAGATTGAGTCCAAAAAGCATCGTGTGGCTGAACTCGAAATGCAATTGGCTCAGGCCGAAAAGGATTTCCAGAAATTGAAGGAAATGTTCCCAGAAGAAGAAAAAGTTCCGCTGCGTTTGCAGGACCTTTATTCTGTGTTGCGTAGCTCTGGTGTGCAGATCCAGAAGTTTAATCCGGAAGGTCGTTCTGAAAGAGAACACTATGTTGAAAACCGCTATTCCATTGCGGTCAATTCCGGTTACCACATGCTCGGATATTTGTTTGCTGAAATTGCAAACTTCAACTATCCGACTGCAATTTCGAACTTGAAGCTTTCCCGCTACTCTGGCATTGCTGCCGAAGTGCAGAAGGCTGAATCTCACGGTTGGACTCCGATTACCATGTCGGTGAACTTCAACTTGACCACTTATACATCCAAGAAGGTTGGCAAATAA
- a CDS encoding PilN domain-containing protein: MAKKKIKSANKALAITINLLPGDNRKKQKDLTWLTDRRIVWPTIFFILAIFASVFVYAYTLQEIASTESELQSVRASVERERPLLKKISELEKHQSIINTKINALKSIQISKKRWVVLFENISSVLPPNMWLLSLSQVGEFNLEMRGTTFDFSEVAEYMVKLEKQISVEKVSLVSISTTKVDGDEAYSFTLKVELKRDLGEEG, encoded by the coding sequence ATGGCTAAGAAAAAAATTAAAAGTGCCAATAAGGCTCTTGCAATTACGATCAACCTTTTGCCGGGCGACAATCGCAAAAAGCAAAAGGACTTGACGTGGCTTACCGACCGTCGTATCGTGTGGCCTACAATCTTTTTTATTCTTGCTATTTTTGCATCTGTGTTCGTTTATGCTTACACATTGCAGGAAATTGCAAGTACTGAATCTGAACTCCAGTCCGTGCGAGCCTCGGTTGAACGTGAACGCCCGTTGCTCAAGAAGATTAGCGAACTCGAAAAGCACCAGTCCATTATCAATACAAAGATCAATGCGCTCAAGTCTATCCAGATCAGCAAAAAACGCTGGGTAGTGCTGTTCGAGAACATTTCTTCTGTGTTGCCCCCGAACATGTGGCTTTTGAGCTTGTCGCAGGTGGGCGAATTTAACCTCGAAATGAGGGGCACGACGTTTGACTTTTCCGAAGTTGCGGAATATATGGTCAAGCTAGAAAAGCAGATCAGCGTAGAGAAAGTCTCGCTTGTTTCCATCTCGACAACCAAGGTAGACGGCGACGAGGCCTACAGCTTTACACTCAAGGTCGAACTCAAACGCGATCTTGGAGAGGAGGGTTGA
- the pilM gene encoding pilus assembly protein PilM encodes MALGLIARIRGERETVGIDVGHYSIKYVKVYHDANGKRIVREVDLEPVPAGSIINGIIQRRESDDLAADNGGKKEKDGFDKLGEAFSKLMLRHSIDENVDVVASVNCGAGEGGVLVDRLSIKVPKNSNEDAVIVQTAQSRPPFDDQDNVLDYEVVSREGEEVKVNVVAAKSAMLDSWVQFFTRKGVKLSALDVDIFGLMNSFVMTASEEDRKKTTAIFNIGDNKMSVGFIQDGTFHSVRSMNGGALNVIVNKLSSNLDISAEKCHEIFEKNDLKVVDNVAISVLEDAMNVAFDELMSQITFGIRYHSSAEDSRPLERILIGGGGATVPGLLEYIAEKTGIETGTVNPFRSVECDSSVVDKEGMSVALSNIYAPALGLAMRKF; translated from the coding sequence TTGGCTTTAGGGTTGATTGCTAGAATTCGTGGAGAGCGCGAAACTGTTGGCATAGATGTTGGCCACTACAGCATCAAGTACGTTAAGGTCTACCATGATGCTAACGGTAAAAGAATCGTGCGCGAAGTGGACTTGGAACCTGTTCCGGCAGGCTCCATCATCAATGGTATAATTCAAAGACGTGAGTCCGACGATTTGGCGGCGGATAACGGAGGGAAGAAAGAGAAGGACGGCTTCGACAAGTTGGGCGAAGCGTTCTCCAAGTTGATGCTTCGCCATTCGATTGATGAAAATGTGGATGTTGTGGCTTCGGTGAACTGCGGTGCCGGTGAAGGTGGCGTGCTTGTGGACCGCCTCTCGATCAAGGTTCCGAAAAACAGTAACGAAGACGCTGTTATCGTCCAGACTGCGCAGTCCCGTCCGCCTTTCGACGACCAGGACAACGTTCTGGACTACGAAGTTGTTTCTCGTGAAGGGGAAGAAGTCAAGGTGAACGTGGTTGCTGCAAAGAGCGCCATGCTTGATTCTTGGGTTCAATTCTTTACACGCAAGGGCGTTAAACTTTCGGCCTTGGATGTCGATATTTTTGGCTTGATGAATTCATTTGTTATGACCGCTTCTGAAGAAGACCGCAAGAAGACGACGGCTATCTTCAATATCGGCGATAACAAGATGAGTGTGGGCTTTATCCAAGACGGTACTTTCCATTCTGTTCGATCCATGAATGGTGGTGCGTTGAATGTTATTGTCAACAAACTATCTTCGAACCTTGACATTTCTGCCGAGAAATGCCATGAAATTTTCGAGAAAAATGACTTGAAGGTTGTTGATAACGTAGCAATCTCTGTTCTAGAAGATGCAATGAATGTTGCATTTGACGAATTGATGTCGCAAATTACATTTGGTATCCGTTACCATTCTTCTGCCGAAGATTCTCGCCCGCTCGAAAGAATCTTGATTGGCGGCGGCGGTGCTACTGTTCCGGGTCTCTTGGAATACATTGCCGAAAAGACCGGAATCGAAACGGGAACCGTTAACCCCTTCCGTTCTGTAGAATGTGATTCTAGCGTGGTCGATAAGGAAGGTATGTCGGTTGCCTTGTCTAACATTTACGCCCCGGCTTTGGGACTTGCAATGAGGAAGTTCTAA
- a CDS encoding PilZ domain-containing protein: MGSVLHEVWKIFQFYILPVLPFVALVLIEIQLMYNRRENEVMFGTDSFDEKIKAFQFTPKEVRTLEKLVRSSKFENKDAVLNSSGLFEAAVSEFYRIRNVFSVRDETLDAIAGLRRKMDFTGSNPLTMVCSTRQFNVDDRVDLEVEGGQVFKRAKIYARSEKIWSIKMDCNPGLAKSLLGTHVLIRWTRANDAVYSIRLPVQAVSSDILVLNHSDKLDKEQLRKWLREVVDFPVVATFSNGEKHSGVLYDLSAGGILLGLAEDCKPDQRFSITFELPTFGEQNVDVRVLNNLGHRNPDFPLYNSISAVFTGSYAWTQERVLQYIFEVNRKSKMKKKAPNDVLT, encoded by the coding sequence ATGGGTAGCGTTCTTCATGAAGTTTGGAAAATTTTCCAATTCTATATACTTCCGGTTCTTCCGTTTGTAGCGCTTGTGCTGATTGAAATTCAGCTCATGTACAATCGTCGCGAAAATGAAGTGATGTTTGGTACAGATTCGTTCGACGAGAAGATCAAGGCGTTCCAGTTTACGCCCAAAGAAGTGCGTACTTTGGAAAAGCTGGTGCGTTCGTCCAAGTTCGAGAACAAGGACGCCGTGCTGAATTCTTCTGGACTTTTTGAAGCCGCGGTCTCGGAGTTTTACCGCATCCGTAATGTGTTCTCTGTCCGCGATGAAACGCTTGATGCGATTGCAGGATTAAGGCGCAAAATGGATTTTACGGGTTCCAATCCACTGACGATGGTTTGCTCGACAAGGCAGTTCAATGTGGACGATCGTGTGGATTTGGAAGTCGAAGGCGGGCAGGTCTTTAAACGCGCAAAAATTTATGCTCGTTCGGAAAAAATTTGGAGTATAAAGATGGACTGCAATCCAGGGCTTGCAAAATCGCTGTTGGGAACGCATGTCCTTATCCGCTGGACTCGCGCGAATGACGCCGTTTATTCGATCAGGCTACCAGTGCAGGCCGTCTCTTCAGATATCTTGGTCTTAAACCACAGTGACAAGCTCGACAAGGAACAGCTGCGTAAGTGGCTTCGTGAAGTTGTCGATTTTCCGGTTGTGGCTACGTTCTCCAATGGTGAAAAACATTCGGGCGTGCTCTATGACTTGTCGGCTGGCGGTATTTTGCTCGGACTTGCCGAGGACTGTAAGCCGGACCAGCGGTTTTCGATCACGTTTGAACTTCCGACTTTTGGTGAACAGAATGTGGATGTTAGGGTTTTGAACAATCTTGGTCACCGAAATCCCGATTTTCCACTATATAACTCTATTTCGGCAGTGTTTACTGGATCGTATGCTTGGACTCAGGAACGAGTCTTACAGTACATTTTTGAGGTAAATCGCAAATCAAAAATGAAGAAAAAGGCTCCAAATGACGTTCTAACTTAG
- a CDS encoding dihydroorotase, with the protein MKMRKPCKGRLVNVVLKNAKFWNGKSFELQNEVRLNVCENAETSEFDCNGALVMPALFGLGLDFMEPLRDDVYTFVDGFDAMRKGGFYGGLYESAANPIDDADKFTAMVNRFKSEERGESAFDIKFLGAYSKGFGTDSLAEMVELAEAGVAGFGDGNGVIPHSRFLRLAMEYGKMTGKRFFFQPMDKTLRHSGCVHEGAYSDMLGMKGIPRIAETIAAYTVLEAARFLQVPVHFKQVTCGETLELVRNARKNGIDVTCDVGLYHLLLDDSCLETLDSAYHILPPIRSAADRDALWQGVVDGTVNAISMNHTPVLRQDTVVNFEDSVPGALSLEVALPAIWNKLVAKVGEARAIELLSTAPARLACSEPAANNVVVFAPDRPHMVVESDFAGHVCNSPLVGKELPSSILATFINGVWTEL; encoded by the coding sequence ATGAAAATGCGTAAACCTTGTAAGGGTCGTCTTGTGAATGTCGTTCTGAAAAATGCAAAGTTCTGGAATGGCAAGTCTTTTGAACTTCAGAACGAAGTTCGCCTGAATGTTTGCGAAAATGCCGAAACGAGTGAATTTGACTGTAACGGCGCTCTTGTAATGCCTGCCCTCTTTGGGCTTGGCCTTGATTTTATGGAACCGCTTCGCGATGACGTTTATACGTTTGTCGATGGCTTTGATGCAATGCGCAAGGGCGGTTTTTACGGTGGCCTTTATGAAAGTGCCGCAAACCCGATTGACGATGCAGACAAGTTTACTGCCATGGTAAACCGCTTCAAGTCCGAAGAACGCGGCGAAAGCGCTTTCGATATAAAGTTCCTTGGTGCTTATAGCAAGGGCTTTGGTACAGATAGTTTGGCTGAAATGGTTGAACTTGCCGAAGCTGGTGTCGCTGGTTTTGGCGATGGCAATGGCGTGATTCCGCATTCAAGGTTCCTCCGCTTGGCGATGGAATACGGCAAGATGACGGGCAAGCGTTTTTTCTTCCAGCCGATGGACAAGACGCTCCGCCACAGCGGTTGTGTTCACGAAGGCGCTTATTCCGACATGCTTGGCATGAAGGGCATTCCTCGTATTGCAGAAACGATTGCTGCATACACGGTGCTTGAGGCTGCGCGATTCTTGCAGGTGCCGGTACACTTCAAACAAGTGACCTGCGGCGAAACATTGGAACTTGTTCGCAATGCCCGCAAGAACGGCATTGATGTTACATGCGACGTTGGGCTTTACCACTTGCTGTTGGATGATTCTTGCCTTGAAACGCTGGATTCTGCTTACCACATCTTGCCGCCGATCCGTTCGGCTGCTGACCGCGATGCTTTGTGGCAGGGCGTTGTTGATGGAACCGTTAATGCCATTAGCATGAACCATACGCCGGTGCTCCGTCAAGATACCGTCGTGAACTTCGAAGATTCTGTGCCGGGCGCTCTTTCCTTGGAAGTTGCACTCCCTGCAATTTGGAATAAACTTGTGGCTAAGGTGGGCGAGGCTCGCGCTATCGAACTTCTTTCGACTGCACCAGCTCGTTTGGCCTGTTCTGAACCTGCTGCAAACAACGTTGTCGTGTTTGCGCCGGATAGACCGCACATGGTCGTCGAAAGTGATTTTGCCGGTCACGTTTGCAATTCTCCGCTTGTGGGCAAGGAACTCCCGTCGTCCATACTCGCCACCTTCATCAATGGTGTCTGGACGGAATTGTAA
- a CDS encoding aspartate carbamoyltransferase catalytic subunit, giving the protein MSALEIKHLFGLRGVSKHDIRLILDHAKQFREILERPVKKVPSLRGMTVVNLFFENSTRTRTSFELAEKRLSADTVNFASSNSSVKKGETLVDTLRNIEAMKIDIVVVRHKGTGVPKFLADNSNAIIVNAGDGAHEHPTQALLDMLTIEEKLGTLEGKNVTIIGDIRHSRVARSNLWGMSTMGAHVTLCGPSTLVPRNTDLMNHVTWEPDVKKAVANADAIIALRLQKERMDDALLPSMREYRNTFGITEELLECAKDKVIIMHPGPINRGVELDSDIADGEHSVILDQVTNGVAVRMAVLFLLAGGRNNENA; this is encoded by the coding sequence GTGAGCGCTTTGGAAATTAAACACCTGTTTGGACTCCGTGGAGTGTCCAAGCATGATATCCGATTGATTCTGGACCATGCGAAACAGTTCCGCGAAATTCTCGAACGCCCGGTCAAGAAAGTTCCGAGCCTCCGGGGCATGACGGTCGTGAACTTGTTCTTCGAGAACAGTACCCGCACGCGCACTAGCTTTGAACTTGCCGAAAAGCGCCTTTCTGCCGATACGGTGAACTTCGCAAGCTCCAACTCCAGTGTCAAGAAGGGCGAAACGCTTGTGGATACGCTCCGCAATATCGAAGCGATGAAGATTGACATTGTCGTTGTGCGCCACAAGGGAACGGGCGTGCCGAAGTTCCTTGCAGACAATAGCAACGCGATTATTGTGAACGCTGGCGACGGTGCGCACGAACACCCGACGCAGGCTCTTCTCGACATGCTGACGATTGAAGAAAAGCTTGGGACGCTCGAAGGCAAGAACGTGACAATCATTGGCGATATCCGCCATAGCCGCGTGGCCCGCAGTAACCTCTGGGGCATGTCCACGATGGGCGCTCATGTGACGCTCTGCGGACCTTCGACGCTTGTTCCGCGCAATACGGACCTCATGAATCATGTGACGTGGGAACCGGATGTGAAGAAGGCTGTCGCTAACGCCGATGCCATCATCGCTCTCCGTTTGCAGAAAGAACGCATGGACGATGCCCTTCTCCCCAGCATGCGCGAATATCGTAACACGTTCGGCATCACGGAAGAACTCCTCGAATGCGCTAAGGACAAGGTCATCATCATGCATCCGGGTCCAATCAACCGCGGCGTGGAACTCGATTCCGATATCGCCGATGGCGAACATTCTGTAATTCTTGATCAGGTGACCAACGGTGTCGCCGTCCGTATGGCCGTTCTCTTCCTTTTGGCTGGAGGTCGCAACAATGAAAATGCGTAA
- the pyrR gene encoding bifunctional pyr operon transcriptional regulator/uracil phosphoribosyltransferase PyrR, with the protein MNDNCKKVSELLSAQTMEFALDEMAAKIAKMHPSADNMIVLGMASRGIPLAKKLTERLSQKFGKPIEMGSLDATYYRDDFHYRQKVATEMRFTEMPASVENKTVILVDDVLYTGRSALAAMRSILDLGRPAAIRLCVLVDRGHRELPIAPDCVGLTVETAKNQEVRVAIDPIDKENSVYLVEVEA; encoded by the coding sequence ATGAATGATAATTGCAAAAAAGTAAGCGAGCTTCTTTCGGCGCAGACGATGGAATTTGCGCTCGACGAAATGGCTGCAAAAATAGCGAAAATGCATCCGTCTGCCGATAACATGATTGTCCTCGGCATGGCTAGTCGCGGTATTCCGCTGGCAAAAAAGCTAACGGAACGCCTCTCCCAAAAGTTTGGAAAGCCCATCGAAATGGGCAGCCTCGATGCCACGTATTATCGTGACGACTTCCACTACCGCCAAAAAGTGGCGACCGAAATGCGCTTTACCGAAATGCCCGCCTCGGTCGAAAACAAGACGGTCATTCTTGTGGATGACGTGCTTTACACGGGGCGCTCGGCTCTTGCCGCCATGCGTTCGATTTTGGACCTTGGCCGTCCGGCAGCTATCCGCCTTTGCGTGCTGGTGGACCGTGGACATCGCGAACTCCCGATTGCGCCTGATTGCGTAGGCCTTACGGTCGAAACTGCAAAGAATCAGGAAGTCCGCGTGGCAATCGACCCGATTGACAAAGAAAATTCCGTTTATCTCGTAGAAGTGGAGGCATAG